Proteins encoded in a region of the Bacteroidota bacterium genome:
- a CDS encoding T9SS type A sorting domain-containing protein, whose translation VFFRVRVRDTDGNYSVWSDTFRSATTTNAVFPAQADHLPVRYELRPNYPNPFNPSTVITYAVPAASHIRVTVFDVLGREVRLLVHGSVQAGLHTTFWDGRNENGGDAASGIYFCRMDVLSGEIRNEKPASLLVKMLLTK comes from the coding sequence GGTATTCTTCCGGGTGAGGGTACGCGATACCGACGGCAACTACTCGGTCTGGTCGGACACGTTTCGATCTGCAACAACTACAAACGCCGTCTTCCCGGCACAAGCCGACCATCTCCCCGTCCGGTACGAGCTTCGCCCGAATTATCCGAACCCGTTCAATCCCTCGACAGTCATAACATACGCGGTTCCCGCTGCATCTCATATCAGGGTAACGGTGTTCGATGTGTTGGGACGTGAAGTACGATTGCTTGTGCATGGCTCGGTTCAAGCCGGGCTGCACACCACATTCTGGGACGGGAGGAACGAGAACGGCGGGGATGCGGCAAGCGGCATCTACTTCTGCCGAATGGATGTACTCTCAGGAGAAATCAGGAACGAAAAACCCGCTTCATTACTCGTGAAAATGTTGTTGACAAAATAA